Proteins from a single region of Harmonia axyridis chromosome 4, icHarAxyr1.1, whole genome shotgun sequence:
- the LOC123677657 gene encoding matrix metalloproteinase-14 isoform X5 → MGRLAVFVLALFFCLERTKAAPSTQGALLYLSQYGYLGATHINKNNSGALVDEKTFQKGIEDFQMFAGLDVTGKLDTQTIEAMTLPRCGVKDKVGTGDNRAKRYALQGSRWKVKNLKYRITKYPSNLKRSAVDSTIQKAFNVWSEYTDLTFSPSNGNVHIDIRFEKGEHGDGDPFDGPGGTLAHAYFPVYGGDAHFDASERWTVDSYSGTNLFQVAAHEFGHSLGLSHSDVREALMAPFYRGYDPVFNLHEDDIYGIQALYGKKTKKSTRPSYDDGDYDESNVNHRKEPAPKPSSGGSNEDLCKDPKIDTIFTSADGQTYVFKGDKYWRLTDTSVAPGYPKTISSNWPGLPGNIDAAFTYKNGKTYFFKGSKYWRFVGSKMDGAYPKEISAGFTGIPDNIDTAVVWSGNGKIYFYKGSKFWRFDPSSRPPVKSVYPKPISNWEGLPDSLDAGFQWSNGYTYFFKDNGYYRFNDKAFAVDRVSPAFPRDSRYWWYGCENTPEGTIGTKNYRRPPRQ, encoded by the exons ATGGGGAGATTGGCAGTTTTCGTTTTGGCGCTGTTTTTCTGCCTGGAAAGGACGAAGGCTGCTCCTAGCACGCAAGGCGCATTG ctcTATCTCTCACAATATGGATACTTAGGCGCAACACACATCAACAAGAATAATAGCGGAGCTCTAGTAGACGAAAAGACATTCCAAAAGGGCATAGAAGATTTCCAAATGTTTGCCGGCTTAGACGTTACAG GAAAACTTGATACCCAAACCATTGAAGCTATGACCCTGCCAAGGTGTGGAGTAAAAGACAAAGTTGGCACTGGAGATAACAGAGCGAAAAGATACGCACTACAAG GTAGCAGATGGAAGGTGAAAAATCTCAAATATCGCATCACCAAATACCCTTCAAATCTCAAGAGAAGCGCTGTGGATTCAACTATTCAAAAAGCTTTCAACGTCTGGTCTGAATACACTGATCTCACATTTTCACCATCTAATGGTAACGTTCACATCGACATCAGGTTTGAGAAAGGAGAACATGGGGATGGAGACCCGTTTGATGGACCTGGAGGAACTCTGGCTCATGCCTATTTCCCT GTATATGGAGGAGATGCCCATTTCGACGCATCTGAAAGATGGACTGTAGACTCCTACTCTGGCACCAACTTGTTCCAAGTAGCAGCCCATGAATTTGGCCACTCTCTTGGTCTCAGCCATTCAGACGTCCGTGAAGCTCTAATGGCTCCCTTCTACAGAGGTTACGACCCCGTGTTCAACCTACACGAAGACGACATCTATGGCATCCAAGCCTTGTACGGAAAGAAAACGAAGAAGTCTACCAGACCATCCTATGACGACGGAGACTACGACGAAAGCAACGTCAACCACAGGAAAGAACCAGCTCCCAAACCTTCATCTGGAGGCTCCAACGAAGACCTCTGCAAAGACCCTAAGATCGACACCATCTTCACCTCTGCAGATGGCCAAACTTACGTATTCAAAGGTGATAAGTATTGGAGGTTGACAGATACTAGTGTAGCACCAGGATATCCCAAAACCATCAGCTCCAACTGGCCTGGTTTACCTGGAAACATTGACGCAGCTTTCACTTACAAAAACGGCAAGACTTACTTCTTCAAGGGGAGCAAGTACTGGAGGTTTGTTGGCAGCAAGATGGACGGTGCTTATCCCAAAGAAATCTCAGCTGGATTCACTGGAATACCAGACAATATCGATACTGCCGTTGTTTGGAGTGGTAATGGAAAGATTTACTTCTACAAAGGTTCTAAATTCTGGAGATTCGATCCTTCATCCAGACCACCTGTGAAGAGCGTATATCCCAAACCAATCTCCAATTGGGAAGGCTTGCCAGACAGTCTAGATGCAGGTTTCCAGTGGAGCAATGGTTACACGTACTTCTTCAAGGACAACGGTTACTACAGGTTCAACGACAAGGCTTTTGCTGTAGACAGGGTATCTCCAGCCTTCCCTAGGGATTCCAGATATTGGTGGTATGGCT
- the LOC123677657 gene encoding matrix metalloproteinase-14 isoform X4, which produces MGRLAVFVLALFFCLERTKAAPSTQGALLYLSQYGYLGATHINKNNSGALVDEKTFQKGIEDFQMFAGLDVTGKLDTQTIEAMTLPRCGVKDKVGTGDNRAKRYALQGSRWKVKNLKYRITKYPSNLKRSAVDSTIQKAFNVWSEYTDLTFSPSNGNVHIDIRFEKGEHGDGDPFDGPGGTLAHAYFPVYGGDAHFDASERWTVDSYSGTNLFQVAAHEFGHSLGLSHSDVREALMAPFYRGYDPVFNLHEDDIYGIQALYGKKTKKSTRPSYDDGDYDESNVNHRKEPAPKPSSGGSNEDLCKDPKIDTIFTSADGQTYVFKGDKYWRLTDTSVAPGYPKTISSNWPGLPGNIDAAFTYKNGKTYFFKGSKYWRFVGSKMDGAYPKEISAGFTGIPDNIDTAVVWSGNGKIYFYKGSKFWRFDPSSRPPVKSVYPKPISNWEGLPDSLDAGFQWSNGYTYFFKDNGYYRFNDKAFAVDRVSPAFPRDSRYWWYGCENTPEGTIGTSESRDWLISEEGEYNEDASKIYHDSENYRRPPRQ; this is translated from the exons ATGGGGAGATTGGCAGTTTTCGTTTTGGCGCTGTTTTTCTGCCTGGAAAGGACGAAGGCTGCTCCTAGCACGCAAGGCGCATTG ctcTATCTCTCACAATATGGATACTTAGGCGCAACACACATCAACAAGAATAATAGCGGAGCTCTAGTAGACGAAAAGACATTCCAAAAGGGCATAGAAGATTTCCAAATGTTTGCCGGCTTAGACGTTACAG GAAAACTTGATACCCAAACCATTGAAGCTATGACCCTGCCAAGGTGTGGAGTAAAAGACAAAGTTGGCACTGGAGATAACAGAGCGAAAAGATACGCACTACAAG GTAGCAGATGGAAGGTGAAAAATCTCAAATATCGCATCACCAAATACCCTTCAAATCTCAAGAGAAGCGCTGTGGATTCAACTATTCAAAAAGCTTTCAACGTCTGGTCTGAATACACTGATCTCACATTTTCACCATCTAATGGTAACGTTCACATCGACATCAGGTTTGAGAAAGGAGAACATGGGGATGGAGACCCGTTTGATGGACCTGGAGGAACTCTGGCTCATGCCTATTTCCCT GTATATGGAGGAGATGCCCATTTCGACGCATCTGAAAGATGGACTGTAGACTCCTACTCTGGCACCAACTTGTTCCAAGTAGCAGCCCATGAATTTGGCCACTCTCTTGGTCTCAGCCATTCAGACGTCCGTGAAGCTCTAATGGCTCCCTTCTACAGAGGTTACGACCCCGTGTTCAACCTACACGAAGACGACATCTATGGCATCCAAGCCTTGTACGGAAAGAAAACGAAGAAGTCTACCAGACCATCCTATGACGACGGAGACTACGACGAAAGCAACGTCAACCACAGGAAAGAACCAGCTCCCAAACCTTCATCTGGAGGCTCCAACGAAGACCTCTGCAAAGACCCTAAGATCGACACCATCTTCACCTCTGCAGATGGCCAAACTTACGTATTCAAAGGTGATAAGTATTGGAGGTTGACAGATACTAGTGTAGCACCAGGATATCCCAAAACCATCAGCTCCAACTGGCCTGGTTTACCTGGAAACATTGACGCAGCTTTCACTTACAAAAACGGCAAGACTTACTTCTTCAAGGGGAGCAAGTACTGGAGGTTTGTTGGCAGCAAGATGGACGGTGCTTATCCCAAAGAAATCTCAGCTGGATTCACTGGAATACCAGACAATATCGATACTGCCGTTGTTTGGAGTGGTAATGGAAAGATTTACTTCTACAAAGGTTCTAAATTCTGGAGATTCGATCCTTCATCCAGACCACCTGTGAAGAGCGTATATCCCAAACCAATCTCCAATTGGGAAGGCTTGCCAGACAGTCTAGATGCAGGTTTCCAGTGGAGCAATGGTTACACGTACTTCTTCAAGGACAACGGTTACTACAGGTTCAACGACAAGGCTTTTGCTGTAGACAGGGTATCTCCAGCCTTCCCTAGGGATTCCAGATATTGGTGGTATGGCT